TTTCTAATGATTTGGTTATGACATAGAAAAAAGTTAAGAATTCACTTAGACAATATCTTGCATCAGATTTGATTAATTGGTGATATagcttaatatttattttgatgaaataaaaatgagtttttaagtaaaaattCACCTACACAATGTTCAACCTaaaaatgcattaaaaaaatcagaCATTTTAATAGCTGAGGAactaaaatcattaatttagacaaaaaaattgtatttaagctttttgtttttaattataaaatatttgacataATCACCTCATGTAAAATCTCACATGAGAagatttaaaatagtaaaattattctaatattattttaattgattctgCTTATCAATACTGTGTTAATAGTACAAAAATTACCATAATTTTGTTTCTATCTTTGTGTGATTTTCtttcttcaaaaaattaatttggtgaCATTTTTGGTGTAGGTACTTTGTATTTGCAAATTTTACTATTGCAGGTTACAGTGCTTTGCTCATTTGTCTTCCATCTAAAAGTCAATTGTGGCGATTTGCAGTTGCTTTGGATTTGGTATTCACTCAATCTACCTCTTAACTTTATAAAGTTctaatttatcataattaatttggcatattaaaatatctaaatcaATAGATTTTCAGtcttttctaatttaattagaGAACTAGATTCGAGTCTAACTTCAAGAACATAGTAACatcaaattttcttaaaaaatagttttaccaatttttttttctttacccaATTCAAAAGATTAGTCTGTGTTAATTTGTGTAGATGATACACAGTTTACAActaaataaatagaaacaaatTCAATGAATACTTAAGTTAAAGGcaatttttacaaaatcatcCTTGTtaatcaattataaggaagatATAACCATatcaatcaatttaaataaataggctagTCTCATTTGGTAGCTTTTAGATGGAAAAACTTAGGCACTGTTTTAAATGTGTTATTTATATTGTTTACCAATTATAACTTTCACATGGAGTTTATTTTTCAGTataattttagaataattttgtttatattgcgAGAAACATATTCATNNNNNNNNNNNNNNNNNNNNNNNNNNNNNNNNNNNNNNNNNNNNNNNNNNNNNNNNNNNNNNNNNNNNNNNNNNNNNNNNNNNNNNNNNNNNNNNNNNNNNNNNNNNNNNNNNNNNNNNNNNNNNNNNNNNNNNNNNNNNNNNNNNNNNNNNNNNNNNNNNNNNNNNNNNNNNNNNNNNNNNNNNNNNNNNNNNNNNNNNNNNNNNNNNNNNNNNNNNNNNNNNNNNNNNNNNNNNNNNNNNNNNNNNNNNNNNNNNNNNNNNNNNNNNNNNNNNNNNNNNNNNNNNNNNNNNNNNNNNNNNNNNNNNNNNNNNNNNNNNNNNNNNNNNNNNNNNNNNNNNNNNNNNNNNNNNNNNNNNNNNNNNNNNNNNNNNNNNNNNNNNNNNNNNNNNNNNNNNNNNNNNNNNNNNNNNNNNNNNNNNNNNNNNNNNNNNNNNNNNNNNNNNNNNNNNNNNNNNNNNNNNNNNNNNNNNNNNNNNNNNNNNNNNNNNNNNNNNNNNGCcccttaaaagattattttgatagggggcctaataataaaacaaaaaaagtaaaggGGCCTTATAGTTGGGGGCTTTTTTTACGGCTCTAGACGCAGTTACACGTGTAATTTGAACTATCCGATCTTAAACGACTGACCAAAATTAATTAGTGCAGAGTAACTTTGTGATAGTTCTACAAAACTTGAAAAATGTACataaaagttgaaaaatatatttccaacgaaaagaagtaaaaaaatatttaaaataatagaattagttatatttcTAAGTCCTAATTTTTTCTGATTGGTTGATGTTATTGTGTAGATTTTGACAGTGATTATCTTCTCAAGTTGCTCAGCAGCATTGGCAGTTGGTTCAATGGAAAGCAAAGGGAACCCTCATGCTGGTTGGTTGCCAATATGTCACACATTTCCTATCTATTGCTTCAGAGTATTCTTAGCTATTGGAATTGGCTTTTTTGGCTCACTAATTTATGTCATGTTGCAATTATTGTGTATCCAAGAAGCATTTAATTCCATTCTCTTAGACTAATATTAAGTGCTTTcctttactttttattatttcttgttTTTTAATACATTGGTAGGACTAAACCTTTTAGCATTTATCGTTGTCAAGATTGTACAATCaagagtttcaattttttttgttataatgagaatagtatatttattatttacttgtccaaatgttattttgttacttttccaaatgttatttttgttcaaaattataCTTTCACACGATATAAAAATTGCgattttttttggatttataCTTCGGAAGTAAGTTGAGAGATATAAGAACAAACTTTTACTTTTTTAGCgttgtattttttttggttcaacattcaaaatatacttaatatGAAACAAATGTTATGTTGATTTCTAATCTTCATATTTATGGATTAGCTATAGGTTTAAACATAATGCACAATTATGGAAGTTGCAATTGAAAGAAGTTACTTAATAGTTGTTTGAATTGATATCGAATTTGACAAAATATGAATATCTCaccaaaattactttttaaaatttcaacaaaattataattccaCCGTGATTTCACCAAACTCACATTTAAACCAGACAagtttttaattacaatttggAAGCATAGGAATAGGATCACAAAGGACTTAACATTGCTAAATTGTACAAATCAAAGCTCTTTAGCCTCAAAATCGATACATTATGAACAAGTATCAAATTACTCACTCAACTTCACATATTTTTCCACTTCTTACAATTGAAATTAAACTATGTTACATGAAAACTCTCTTTCATCCATTTTACCTGTACTTGCATGCCAGCCTCTGCAAAAGCATTCCAAGCAGACTGATAAAGCCTCTGATCCAATCTTGTTCCTTCACTTTTCATGTCTTGTAAAAGTTTCACAAGTTCATCAACTTGACCAACTTTTGAGTAGACACCAACCATTGTACCAGCCATAGCTTTATCAATCACACCCTTATTGAGTCTATACTCATTATAAAGTTCAATGCATTTATCAAACTCTCCAATTTTACAATAAGCACCAATTATGCTCGTGTAAGTAATCTTATCAGGTGCAACTTTTCTTCTCTTCATTTCTTTCCACAATTTCTCAAGTTGCCTCAAATTCTTCTCCTTTCCATGCATGTCAATCAATGAATTGTAAATCCAAACATTCGGTTTGCACCCTCTTTCTTTCATCTTAGCAACTAGTCTCATTGCATTACTTAACCGACCTGTTTTACCATACATTACAATCATGCTTGAATAAGCCACAACACATTTATCAAATCCCTTTTGCTCCATCTCTGAGAAAACTTTCTCCGCTTTTATATTTTGTCCAAGACGGATATAGGCGTTTATAATCGAAGCGTAGGTGACTTGACCAGGTTCATATCCCTGAAAAATCAGTTTCTCGAAAACTTTGACAGAAGACGAAAACCCTCTTCTTTTGCTAAAACCATTGATAATAGCACATAGTACGCAATCAGAAACCTTGACATTAACATCCTTCATCGCCTCGACAACTTCCAAAGTCTTCTCCAATAAACCTTCTTCAACATACATTAGCACAAGCTTTAAATAAACCTCAGGATCCCTTatcattgttttgtttttagctTCGACTAAAAGTTCCTCGGCCACATGAACCTCGCGCAAACGCGCAAAAGAACATATCAATGTAGAGTAAATAGAGTACTCAAAAACTCCTTTTTTATTCATATCTCTAAAGTACTCTAATGCTTCAAAAGCCCTTCCAAATTTCCCTAATGACTCACATAAAACACTATAGATTTGACCTAAATATCGATTTGAATTTCTTAACTTCCTACTTTCAAACTCATTAAACAATTGAACAACTCTTTCACAGTTATTAAGCCTCAAATAAGCTTCCATAATGTGTAAATAACATCTTGCATCTATAACAACACTAGTGGatttcaatttttcataaaCCAAAACACTTCTTCTAAACATATGCAGCTTATTATAACTTTCCAAAGCAGAACCAAAAGCAAAAACACCAACTTCACTATTCAAGCTAAAAGCATCTAAAAGGGTCTCAGAAATCTTGAACTTTCTATTCTTAATGCAAAAACTAATCAACCTAGAACAAGTGGCAACATCAGGGAAAACATGATAAACCTTAAAGTCATGAGAAAGTGATGAAAAAAATTCccatttcttgaatttcatcAAATACCTTATCACATACTTCAAAGTTGATTTCTTTGGTATAAACTCTGATCTCTCTTTGAGTCTTTGATAGTAATCAAATGCAAGTTCATCCTTTTTTTGATCCTCAAACAACCCACATagaaaatcattcaaattttgatcattttctaGCTTGGAATATTGTTGAGGGTCAGAAGAAAAGTTATTAACATCTAAATGAATCAAGGGGGTGTTGGAAGAAGGTTCTTCTAAAATGGGGGTGTGAGACGCAGATAAATTTGCAATGAAAAACTTTGGATTTGAGGTTGAAAGTGAGGAGAAAGAAGGGATGAATGCATGCAAGTTTGTTCTTCTTGTGGAACAATTTGTGCAAGCTAGCGACCAATCTGAAGAACATGAAATGGCCATAATAATTAACAAGTTTGGTTTGGAAATTTGGAAATGAAgaatgttgttgttgatgattgGAAGTTGTGGTTGGGACATGATTATGGTTCTATCCGAATTATGGATATCTCAACTTTGTGGAGTGAATTAGCCACTAAAAATGTGACACGTGGCGTAGAAAAATCGCAAAACATTTTAGCTTTGGGTTACATGAAATGAGAGCCACGTTAATATGTAGTAGCCATAAATAaccttaattttatattatgcCTTTTAAGGTcaaataaaatttgaacttaGTGATTGTTTAAACAATTATTAGAAAtcttttcttctaattttggATTTAGATTAGGGGCATATACATGGTTAGGaaatattataaaagtaaaatagcCAAGTAGTTGGACTTAAAAGAATAACCAACTAGAACAATTATTTGTCTGACTTTTAATTACCTCCCAGCAGAAATATTGATTACTAGAAcaataagtaaatttttttcaataaattaggggtaaactataatatataatcagaattttttaaaactttataattgtttaaaaaaaatcagttataaACCTTTATAATtggataaaaataatagaagttataaaactttataattgtttaaaaaaatcagttatttcattagataaataattacataaagAAGGATGCACCACACTATGCGTGTTACTTAATTGCTGTTTGACGCTGGCAAGATTCATGTTGCAATTGCGTAAGacggaaaaagaaaaaataagtgGTATGATAGATATAACAGTTAATTACTCTATCAACTTCTATTCTATGTCTCATAATAATTCATATACCTTCCATTCAGCCAAAGTCAAACCAAATAGTCAATTACTAACTGGCTGGTAGTTCATACTAAAATCGGTTCAAGATGAAATCATTGTTTGATTTGTTTCATATCATCTCAAACAAAATCTTCATCAAGCTAGAGCCACTGGATAACACAACCAAGTAGAAGGTTTTCTATTAATCACTTTGTCAAATTCCAGCAAAGCTGAACGAGGtatgacttttttttatcattaaatgtTATACCAATCGTGTACTTAGTTGTGAATGCTTCTATAGTTTTTCTTTTGGTTATATCATAGTCACAAAGTTGGCATTGAGTATTCGAGCGTAGTATTTCAAGGAGAAAAGTTTAACTAGGAAAGATCAAACAACCAAAAGAAACAGATTATACTATAGAAAGAAAAGGAATCACTAAAGAAGTGAAGAATACATTTACGAACTTGTAACACTTTGTTTATACAAGACATCACTATCCCATTTTCCCAATTATGGTTGCTCAAACAACAGAACCAACCATTGACAAAGCAAATATCAGTTATAACACAGCTCGACATGTTTTGAGAATGCATGAAATGTCACGTTTTGAAATCTACAAGCTTTAATGAACCATAAAACCCATCATACAAGCTTTGTCACACCTAACATTGAAAAGACTAGCTTTCTGTGCTCTAAAAGTTACCCTTGAACTGTGAGAATCAGGTAAGGAGATTATCAACCACTGATGACTCCCTTTTTCTAGGTATGTTAAGCAGTTTTCAGCGAATAGGGTGATATTGTGTGATGCCACGCTTAGGTGGAAGCTTCCTCAAAATGAATAGGACCAAAGAAGAAGGTAATATTTCTGCCAACTGCAACAAAAATGTGAAAAGGGTAAGAGGAATAGTGGGAGACAGCAACAAATCAAAGCCATACAAATATTGTTTATCATGATTTACCCTTCATAGAAGTTTAAAAGTATGCCAACAGAATGTTGGCTTTATCATcgtgaattttttataaaaaaaattgggaaagggaaaattattattaataacggTGACACTAATGGTCATTTTACAACTGTCCCATATAGAATTTGAACTTTGTCCCTTGAGATTATAATATTAAGCTTTTACCACTGAGCTAACACCTGGAGGACTATTTCTACATGAACTGCTAAAAGCACAATTATTGATACCTCACAAAAGCAATCTAATACCTTCCAATTGAAATCAGAACATCTATaacaattattttcttataaacaaaatttcCACATGTGATTGGAAATTTGATCTAGAGATGTGCTCAGCAtgaattgttggattttgaaacaTATATGATTTAAACACACAGGCCACTTCCCATTGAGTTTAAGCAGGAAAAGGTTAGAAAAAATTTGGGTCAGAAATATTTAGACTACAAATATGTCAGGAATTCCACCACTCAGCTAAACTCTAAAAGCCAAAGTAACCAAATAAAGCACAGAATAGACCTAAAGAGAATAGCAGTGAGTAAAGGGCATTTTAGCCCAGTAGCATCTTAGTTGTATTTAGCAAGGGGGATGTGGTGTTCAAAGTGATGACTTCCAAGAATCCACATCCAATCTTCCAATGTCCCAACTAGATCCCCAATCTTACCAAACAAAAACGAAACAGCAAAAAGTATTGGcagtaaaaaaatgaaatagagaAACACAGACAACCTTACCAGGTAATATATGAAGTTTAGAATAGGATGGTCCATGACATTAAGGTCCGCATGTTTATCAAATGCATTAAAACACATCTGACACAACAAAATAcaatcaaactcaatttgaaaACCATCATAGGAATCACTGAGATTTAAAATAGAAGGGACTCACCATAATGCATCTGATAAGGAAACATAAAAAACATATGGTTGTCACATAGCCAACCTAAAAAGAAACATCACTTATTGTTAgaattatatttacaatatcTTTAGATTATCtacaaaaaattcatataaaactCCATTTTCAAAGTCCCTAATCTCTCATTTACCTTTTCTCTCTCTCCTCCTTTATCTCTACAGAATTCCTATAATTTAAACATGGTAAGACAATAGCACCATCTTCTAAGGTCCCTATTCTCTCATTTACCTTTGCTCTATCTCCTCCTTTTATATCTACATATTtaggaaattaaaataatgagttGTTAGCATGTACTGGGTACAGGTTATTGGGACCTCTAATACTTGGGGTTAGTAGTTCTAGTATATTAGTGGGTTTGGGGATTTAGGCTTGTTTTAGTAATCCTACACTCGACCTCTGTCAGACTGCATACCTCTTGCAGCTTCTTACGTCGCCCTTTGGATTCCACAGGAAAGCGTTGCAGCATCAAGAATAGTCTACAAAAAAACAGTAAGAAAGTGGACACAAAACGAGATGGGGAAATCACTGGTACTACAAAAGTGGGAACACAATATTTGCATATACAAATAACATTCACATTTAACTTAAGAATTGACCTCTAAAGGTGCTTGATTTAGGATATCTGCCTTAAGTTACAATCGTTAAcagagaaaataaaatgaaatagcAAGTCACAAAAGCTCAAAAATATAAAGCTGTTCAATCTTGCCACATATCTGATGATCATCCCTTTAAAATATCATGAGAAGAATATCGGAGGAGTCATAAGATAAACAAGTAAACATCAATACCAGTACTCTAAGAGAAATGGGCCCCTAAGGTCCTAATAAATAAACTTCCAAGGACTTGCATGAGCCTGATACGAAGAAGTGGTATCTTGTAACCTAAATGCAATAAATTTCATTCCAAATTACATCAAAGGGGGTagaaaagcaaaataaaaaacaacaataccTTCCACCATAGAGAAGAAAGCCAAGGGCAGCAAACAAAGAAACCCCTATTGCAACATGTATACCATATGAATTAGCAAAAACTCAAAAAAGTTGAGATAaattgaaacaacaaaaaaacttcCAACAGACAAACCTGCAAAGAACACCTTAGACAGAATGACCAGCACACTGACTGGTTTCCACCATAATACCAACCACAAAACAATCTGTCATGCATTAACAAAACAAACACACAAAAACAAGATGGGTCATGCAACAAACTTAAAACTCGTGAACATGAAACAGCAATTTGATACTtttcaataaatattgaaattagaATTAAAGGCACTAATGATAGACTTATTGAATATTAAAGGTCAACAGTTAGAGATCTGTTTTAGCCTCTTGAGGACATTACTGAAAAGGTAAGTAGCAGCACAGATTTTGTTAGGAACCCAAGATTTGGATTCCTAAGAAGTAACACTTTTATTAAGAACTAGGAGAGAAATCTCTCCTCCAAGGGTTTCCACTTCACAATAGAGACTATTCTCTATTTAACAATTGATTGCAATATTCAATGATATCTCAACTAACTACAGAACCCCTATTCATACAGAATAGTACTAACTACCtcataactaactaactataacAACCATTAATTACTCTAATATCTATTATACTATATCCTAACAGGGAGACTCATTAGGAACTCTTTATCTAACACTGTACAAGTTTAATTCTGGGTGTTTAATTTGGGAATAAAATGCACGTTGTGTGAAACGGATTCTATTTTCATGTTATCGTAATAGATGCTACGATCTATTACAAAGTTTAATTCCGTGTGTTTGGTTTGGGAGTGAAGTACAAGTTTAGCTCTTATGCCGGGTACCCATAGAATTTCAGCTGCTTTATTGGCCAGACTGCTGTATTCAGCTAGAGAGAGTCCAATATCTACATAAAGAGAGCATTAAGAGGATACTGATGAAGCTATAACAGTGGGAGTAACTTGTCAAATGGAAGGAGGTGTATCAACAAAGCTATGATGTCACGACAGAAAAAGTGACGACATACAGGCTCTTAATTATTGTCCaaggtaataaaatataaatttgggATCTAGCTTGTTAGAAAAGACTtgtatagttattaaatataaCACTATTTCTTTCTGTCTCTACAATCATAACCTTACAATGAACAATATTGGATATCTAGCAAATTTACCTCCTGGCAAACCATATACTGACTCAAAACTAACGTCAAACATCTttcaacaattgataacatatacttagcctttgtaaatgatatgtaatattcaggtggtttttagtgccgcaatataatccaacaattgataacatatattcaacctttgtaaatgatatgtcatgttcaggtggtttttagtgccgcaatataatctAAGGGCTTTTATCATACATCACAAGCTAAGCTAACTATGCTCTGAATTTGTTTGTTATGAAAAAGATAGAAATAGGGAGTGGAATGTAGAAATTTCACATCATCTAGGTCTGTACTTAAAGTAGCAGTTTTACTAGGATCAGATCATCAGTTACTATGTtggaaaaaataagtaaataaataaaaggataaAAGCATGAAATTGTTGGCGTTGCATAATTCACAGGTGGATTAATTTACATTTGATAGAAACAGTGTTATCAGTTGCAGACCATGACAGAAGGCCAAAAATCCGCCATAAAATGGCATGAGACCGCCATCCTTCACAAATTGGCCATAGCAGTTGTCAAAAATTATGCCACCGCAATCCACCACGGCCACTATTTGGCAACACTGAACCCAGGtaagatttttgttttagaaaatcattttttttgggGACAAAAAAGAATTACTGTAATGTGGACACGAAGAGTTTAAAGGTATTTCCATGTTTTCCAGATTCTTAAAACATGAAATGTTAGAATCCTAAAAAAAGTTCTAATTAACTTTAAGCTAAACTTCCCCTAAGTCATTAAAATGAGAATGGTGTCATATAcaataatgtatttttaatcATTGATTCATTGAAACACCTTGACTTTAGAGCCAAATTTCCAAACTACTCCATGTCACTCCAGTAACTAAATAAAAGCCGTTGCATCCAAATTGCATAAAACGCTCCAAAACTCGCATTCCACTTGACATTTGATTCTACTACAATTGCTTAAGGCTCTTCTTATCACGATTGCACCTAACAAATTACTATACATGCAAAACACCATTAAATCATATTGTCCATATGTTTAATTGTAGTGATACCTGCATGCATCAATTCTATTTCCTACATATATTAGGCAAATATGAAAGAAGCTGTGTGAAACATCCATgatctcaaaaagaaaaaataacaacGAAACATAGTCAACCAGAAACATTGGCTAGAATTTTCACCTGAACAACATAAACCACAATATTAATCGTATAAAAACTTGGTTTCAGTCCATCGGTGGATACAGCACGTGCCTGCAAAAACATTTAATCACCAACCAAGGCCATAATTAGCCCATCAAAACACACCAAGTCAAAAGAAGAAAACCACAGGAAATGAAACAGAATCAAACTTGCCTGGTAATAAATCTCAGCCCAGAACAAGACCAAAAGTGCATATGTTGTAAAGAAAGCAAGACTCGGCACATCAAGTAAGATATGTTGGACAATCTACAAACATAAACACAAGTAATGTGAAATTGAGAATGATATGTATATGACCATATTAAATGCTatgatttgaaaataataatacaaattatattatGTTACAAAATACTACCTCTGTCTCTTTTTACAAGCTCCCTTTGCagttttcacatatattaattGATAGTAATATTAA
The genomic region above belongs to Cicer arietinum cultivar CDC Frontier isolate Library 1 chromosome 4, Cicar.CDCFrontier_v2.0, whole genome shotgun sequence and contains:
- the LOC101503518 gene encoding CASP-like protein 1C1, which translates into the protein MASNGDMIPRALRGVASLFSITAATLMITARQRTTSHVYFGDLAPYWYFVFANFTIAGYSALLICLPSKSQLWRFAVALDLILTVIIFSSCSAALAVGSMESKGNPHAGWLPICHTFPIYCFRVFLAIGIGFFGSLIYVMLQLLCIQEAFNSILLD
- the LOC101496869 gene encoding pentatricopeptide repeat-containing protein At5g13770, chloroplastic-like — protein: MSQPQLPIINNNILHFQISKPNLLIIMAISCSSDWSLACTNCSTRRTNLHAFIPSFSSLSTSNPKFFIANLSASHTPILEEPSSNTPLIHLDVNNFSSDPQQYSKLENDQNLNDFLCGLFEDQKKDELAFDYYQRLKERSEFIPKKSTLKYVIRYLMKFKKWEFFSSLSHDFKVYHVFPDVATCSRLISFCIKNRKFKISETLLDAFSLNSEVGVFAFGSALESYNKLHMFRRSVLVYEKLKSTSVVIDARCYLHIMEAYLRLNNCERVVQLFNEFESRKLRNSNRYLGQIYSVLCESLGKFGRAFEALEYFRDMNKKGVFEYSIYSTLICSFARLREVHVAEELLVEAKNKTMIRDPEVYLKLVLMYVEEGLLEKTLEVVEAMKDVNVKVSDCVLCAIINGFSKRRGFSSSVKVFEKLIFQGYEPGQVTYASIINAYIRLGQNIKAEKVFSEMEQKGFDKCVVAYSSMIVMYGKTGRLSNAMRLVAKMKERGCKPNVWIYNSLIDMHGKEKNLRQLEKLWKEMKRRKVAPDKITYTSIIGAYCKIGEFDKCIELYNEYRLNKGVIDKAMAGTMVGVYSKVGQVDELVKLLQDMKSEGTRLDQRLYQSAWNAFAEAGMQVQVKWMKESFHVT
- the LOC101497198 gene encoding tobamovirus multiplication protein 3-like, encoding MSNNSVPASTAGAVGIAVAALELTDSSSWWRDIDESPAWQDRIFYTLAVLYGVVSAIALIQLVRIQLRVPEYGWTTQKVFHFLNFLVNAVRCLVFIFFRSVQRLQPEIVQHILLDVPSLAFFTTYALLVLFWAEIYYQARAVSTDGLKPSFYTINIVVYVVQIVLWLVLWWKPVSVLVILSKVFFAGVSLFAALGFLLYGGRLFLMLQRFPVESKGRRKKLQEVGYVTTICFLCFLIRCIMMCFNAFDKHADLNVMDHPILNFIYYLLAEILPSSLVLFILRKLPPKRGITQYHPIR